From a single Bacillus sp. NEB1478 genomic region:
- a CDS encoding aminotransferase class V-fold PLP-dependent enzyme codes for MSQHETPLFTGLRKHASNNPLQFHIPGHKKGQGMDEEFKDFIGPNALSIDLINIAPLDDLHHPKGMIKRAQDLAAQAFGADHTYFSVQGTSGAIMTMIMSVVSPGDKIIVPRNVHKSIMTAIVFSGATPIFIHPEIDLELGISHGITPDSVEKALNQHPDAKAVLVINPTYFGFAADLKEIVNIAHRSNVPVLVDEAHGVLIHYHDHMPLSAMQAGADMAATSVHKLGGSLTGSSILNVKEGLVSPERIQTILSMLTTTSTSYILLASLDAARRRLATEGYTLIEKTLRLANETRAKINDIPNLYCVGEERLGTSATFDYDPTKLLISVKDLGITGYEAETWLREEHNIEVELSDLYNILCLITTADHEKDTMVLVNALTQLSALKSSTETTEVQSLLPVHVPDIPVLALSPRDAFYANTESIPFEESAGRIIAEFVMVYPPGIPIFIPGEIITKENLDYIKENLEAGLPVQGPEDASLNYLKVIKEQVAIR; via the coding sequence TTGTCTCAACATGAAACTCCATTGTTTACTGGCTTGCGTAAACATGCCAGCAATAACCCATTACAATTTCACATTCCCGGTCATAAAAAGGGGCAAGGAATGGATGAAGAATTTAAAGACTTCATTGGACCAAATGCCCTATCCATCGACCTAATCAACATTGCACCATTAGATGATCTTCATCATCCAAAAGGGATGATTAAAAGAGCTCAAGATTTGGCTGCTCAAGCTTTTGGCGCTGACCACACTTATTTTTCCGTTCAAGGAACAAGCGGTGCCATTATGACAATGATAATGTCCGTTGTGTCTCCCGGCGATAAAATTATCGTACCTAGAAATGTTCATAAATCGATAATGACAGCTATAGTTTTCTCTGGAGCGACACCAATCTTTATTCACCCTGAAATCGACCTTGAATTAGGAATTTCACACGGAATAACTCCAGACAGTGTAGAGAAAGCTTTAAATCAGCATCCAGATGCGAAAGCCGTTTTGGTTATCAACCCTACTTATTTTGGATTCGCCGCTGATTTGAAAGAAATCGTTAATATTGCTCACCGATCGAATGTCCCAGTTCTTGTTGATGAAGCACATGGTGTTTTAATCCATTACCATGATCATATGCCGTTATCAGCGATGCAAGCTGGTGCAGATATGGCTGCCACAAGTGTTCATAAACTCGGCGGATCATTAACTGGCAGTTCTATTTTAAATGTAAAAGAAGGTCTTGTCTCTCCTGAGCGTATACAAACGATTTTAAGTATGCTGACTACTACTTCAACATCCTATATTTTGTTGGCATCATTAGACGCAGCAAGAAGACGCCTTGCCACTGAAGGGTATACACTTATAGAAAAAACATTACGATTAGCGAATGAAACTCGAGCAAAAATTAATGATATTCCCAACCTTTATTGTGTAGGCGAAGAAAGACTCGGTACATCAGCTACGTTCGATTATGATCCTACAAAATTGCTTATTTCTGTAAAAGATCTTGGGATCACTGGATATGAAGCTGAAACGTGGCTTCGCGAAGAACATAACATCGAAGTTGAATTATCCGATTTATACAACATACTTTGTTTAATTACGACAGCAGACCACGAGAAAGATACGATGGTACTTGTAAACGCATTGACTCAATTATCGGCTTTAAAAAGCTCTACTGAAACAACTGAAGTTCAATCTCTTCTTCCCGTTCACGTACCTGATATTCCTGTATTGGCTCTATCTCCACGTGATGCTTTTTATGCAAATACAGAGAGTATTCCTTTTGAAGAATCAGCTGGAAGAATTATTGCTGAATTTGTTATGGTATACCCCCCAGGTATTCCAATTTTCATTCCTGGGGAAATTATTACTAAGGAAAATTTAGATTATATTAAAGAAAACCTCGAAGCAGGATTACCAGTTCAAGGTCCAGAAGATGCAAGCTTAAATTATTTAAAAGTCATTAAAGAACAAGTAGCGATACGCTAA
- a CDS encoding DUF1054 domain-containing protein, translated as MSFNGFQVDDFNVFQTDGLEQRMEKIINQIRPKLETLGNKYADELTVLTGEEMHFHVAKHARRTVNPPKDTWVAFAPNKRGYKMLPHFQIGLFETHVFVWFALIYEAPIKGTYGKVFKKNLKKIKTTIPDTYVWSDDHTKPESYKHGDVKKKKLEEMAVRLSTVKKAELLCGNHIPKDEAVKMSANDWYELLDQTFKTLMPLYELKKEL; from the coding sequence ATGTCTTTTAATGGATTTCAAGTAGATGATTTTAATGTGTTTCAAACAGATGGTCTGGAACAGCGGATGGAAAAGATCATAAATCAGATCCGTCCTAAACTCGAAACACTTGGAAATAAATATGCTGATGAATTAACCGTTTTAACTGGTGAGGAAATGCACTTTCATGTAGCCAAACATGCAAGACGGACAGTGAATCCCCCAAAAGATACTTGGGTTGCATTTGCTCCTAATAAGAGAGGCTATAAGATGCTGCCTCATTTTCAGATTGGCTTATTCGAGACGCATGTTTTTGTTTGGTTTGCCTTGATTTATGAAGCTCCGATTAAAGGCACATATGGGAAAGTGTTTAAGAAAAATCTTAAAAAGATAAAAACTACAATCCCAGATACATATGTCTGGTCGGATGATCATACGAAACCAGAAAGCTACAAGCATGGTGACGTAAAGAAGAAAAAATTAGAAGAAATGGCTGTACGTCTAAGTACTGTAAAAAAAGCAGAACTATTATGCGGAAATCACATACCAAAAGATGAAGCTGTTAAAATGTCAGCAAATGACTGGTATGAACTTTTGGATCAGACGTTTAAAACGTTAATGCCTCTCTACGAGTTAAAAAAAGAACTTTAA
- a CDS encoding nitronate monooxygenase family protein: MFKTRVTTLLNIEMPIIQGGLAYLAYSELAAAVSNAGGLGQITAMSLSDSKALQAEIRKTKNMTSKPFGVNFAIGQHGRSYEELLETAIEEGVEVISITGGNPAPVLKRLENTNIKKLVLVASKRQAIKAEQLGADAVMAVGQEGGGHIGKDDIGTFVLIPQVADSISIPLIGSGGIGDGKGLMAALALGAEGIEMGTRFIATKECVHAHPNYKKLIVESSENETVVIKRKLGMPGRTLNTPFAQKIMVEESKDPTYEHLKSYISGSANQKFIYDGIDGEGFGWAGQVIGRINEILTVEELFRQIKKDAKSVQHKWNSLL; this comes from the coding sequence ATGTTCAAAACACGAGTCACGACATTGCTAAACATTGAAATGCCGATTATCCAAGGTGGATTAGCTTATTTGGCTTATTCTGAACTGGCTGCAGCGGTTTCAAATGCTGGCGGCCTTGGTCAAATCACTGCGATGTCTCTTTCTGACAGTAAAGCATTGCAGGCAGAAATCAGAAAAACAAAGAACATGACATCAAAACCATTTGGTGTTAATTTTGCAATTGGCCAGCATGGAAGATCATATGAAGAGTTGCTGGAAACGGCAATTGAAGAAGGAGTTGAAGTCATTAGTATTACAGGAGGAAATCCAGCTCCTGTATTAAAAAGATTAGAAAACACAAATATCAAAAAACTTGTTCTTGTTGCAAGTAAAAGACAAGCCATAAAAGCAGAACAATTGGGTGCAGATGCAGTGATGGCTGTTGGACAAGAAGGAGGAGGGCATATTGGCAAAGATGATATAGGTACGTTTGTGCTTATTCCTCAAGTTGCTGACAGTATATCAATCCCCCTCATCGGTTCAGGTGGAATAGGAGATGGAAAAGGTCTAATGGCTGCTTTGGCATTAGGTGCTGAAGGGATTGAAATGGGAACTCGTTTTATTGCTACAAAAGAATGTGTTCATGCTCATCCAAATTATAAAAAACTGATCGTCGAAAGTTCAGAAAATGAAACCGTTGTAATAAAAAGAAAACTAGGTATGCCGGGGAGAACTTTGAACACTCCATTTGCACAAAAAATTATGGTGGAAGAAAGCAAAGATCCCACATATGAACATTTAAAATCGTATATTAGCGGAAGTGCTAACCAGAAGTTTATTTATGACGGAATTGATGGTGAGGGATTTGGATGGGCTGGCCAAGTGATCGGGAGAATTAATGAAATCCTTACAGTGGAAGAACTATTCCGGCAGATTAAGAAAGATGCCAAGTCTGTTCAGCATAAATGGAACAGCCTTTTATAA
- a CDS encoding DUF5325 family protein translates to MKAIFFIISLLTALSICGIGVAIGEKSLLIFIISVVLVFILMGLGFSLRKKQRERS, encoded by the coding sequence ATGAAGGCTATTTTCTTTATTATTTCGCTGTTAACGGCATTATCAATTTGTGGTATTGGTGTTGCAATTGGTGAAAAAAGTTTACTTATTTTTATTATTTCTGTAGTTTTGGTTTTTATTTTGATGGGTTTAGGATTTTCATTAAGAAAAAAACAAAGAGAGCGTTCGTAA
- a CDS encoding inositol monophosphatase family protein, translating to MNEEWITIEKSAKIWVLEAAKLLKDSFENTLTITYKSHIADLVTDMDKRIEQFFIHKIQEAFPKHKVLGEEGYGDDIQSKKGIIWIIDPIDGTTNFIHQQSNFAISIGIYEDGVGILGIIFDVASGDFYFAKKGEGAFLNDVKLPKLENVTLSEAVIGVNATWVGPNRRINHENVQSIVRKSRGTRSYGSAAIELAYVASGKIDAYLTMRLSPWDFAAGIILLNEVGGIATNADGKAVRLLEQNSILAGKPGLHEEILNHLLN from the coding sequence ATAAATGAAGAATGGATCACAATCGAAAAATCCGCAAAAATTTGGGTACTGGAAGCTGCAAAACTTTTAAAAGACTCATTCGAGAACACACTAACGATTACATATAAGTCTCATATCGCAGACCTTGTCACTGATATGGATAAAAGGATAGAACAATTTTTTATTCACAAAATTCAAGAAGCATTTCCGAAACATAAAGTGCTTGGTGAAGAAGGCTATGGCGATGACATTCAAAGTAAAAAAGGCATAATATGGATTATTGATCCAATTGATGGCACGACAAATTTTATTCATCAGCAATCAAATTTCGCTATTTCAATCGGTATTTATGAGGACGGGGTTGGAATATTGGGTATTATCTTTGATGTGGCAAGCGGCGATTTTTATTTTGCTAAAAAGGGTGAAGGTGCATTTTTAAATGATGTTAAGCTTCCGAAGCTGGAAAATGTCACACTTTCAGAAGCGGTTATAGGGGTAAATGCGACCTGGGTAGGCCCGAATCGAAGAATTAATCATGAGAATGTTCAAAGTATAGTAAGGAAATCTCGCGGCACTAGATCGTATGGATCTGCTGCCATTGAACTGGCATATGTGGCTTCGGGGAAAATAGATGCATATTTGACAATGAGACTTTCTCCGTGGGATTTTGCAGCAGGAATAATTTTATTAAATGAAGTAGGCGGAATTGCAACAAATGCGGATGGGAAAGCAGTCCGTTTACTCGAACAAAATAGCATACTTGCCGGCAAACCCGGGCTTCATGAAGAGATTTTAAATCATTTATTAAATTAA